A section of the Bryobacteraceae bacterium genome encodes:
- the fliC gene encoding flagellin: MAFTINTNIASMQAQEYLRVTQEFQSKTISRVTSGLRIVSSGDDAAGLAIANGFRSDQAVLTQGIRNANDGLATLQTIDSGINNISKLLDRARTLATQSASGTFNGNREVLNSEFQSVIEEINRQAKAIGLNQGGDFAKNLSVFIGGGRGSNDAEIIQNGSVSVDLRRSTVDARSLGLSGYSAASDSTYDLSVYDNGTTTDLGSALGAATSFNFSLSGVGFDDVSVNVNLTGVQDLKALTDAINAAIQASAANNPALRNAGITAQINADGKGFSLVSSTTAFTVEAGGDTVAQALFGLTGAANVKVAGGLYARSFAFNASSTSPQTITITTTGADGSIQSVDVTLGAGASADVATDTINTALQQSNKDGLMKIVAAEAGDGTNRITFASTGSFKITVHAASSGPLNGVTAGTYDALTQAGSGSNQEQTLDASGGANLSISTQQAAEKAVNALAAAVKKLGEAQAVVGKGQNQFNFAVSLASTQLTNLAASESRIRDADLAFEAANLTKAQILTQAGVAALAQANAAPQAVLTLLRG, encoded by the coding sequence GTGGCGTTTACGATTAACACCAACATCGCCTCCATGCAGGCGCAGGAGTACCTGCGCGTCACGCAGGAGTTTCAGTCAAAGACGATCAGCCGCGTCACCTCGGGCCTGCGCATTGTGAGCTCGGGCGACGACGCGGCCGGGCTGGCCATTGCCAACGGGTTCCGCAGCGACCAGGCGGTGCTGACGCAGGGCATCCGCAATGCCAATGACGGGCTGGCGACGTTGCAGACCATTGACAGCGGCATCAACAACATCAGCAAGCTGCTTGACCGGGCGCGGACGCTGGCCACACAGTCGGCCTCGGGCACGTTCAACGGCAACCGCGAAGTGCTCAACAGCGAGTTTCAGAGCGTGATCGAGGAGATCAACCGCCAGGCGAAGGCGATCGGCCTGAACCAGGGCGGCGATTTCGCCAAGAACCTGAGCGTGTTCATCGGCGGCGGCCGGGGCTCGAATGACGCCGAAATCATCCAGAACGGGTCGGTGAGCGTGGACCTGCGCCGCTCGACCGTGGACGCGCGCAGCCTGGGTCTGAGCGGGTATTCGGCGGCGAGCGACTCGACGTACGACCTGAGCGTGTATGACAATGGCACGACGACCGACCTTGGCAGCGCTCTGGGTGCCGCGACGTCATTCAACTTCTCCCTGTCCGGAGTTGGTTTCGACGACGTGAGCGTCAACGTGAACCTGACGGGAGTGCAGGATCTGAAGGCGCTGACGGATGCCATCAATGCCGCCATCCAGGCCAGTGCGGCCAACAATCCGGCGCTGCGCAACGCCGGCATCACGGCCCAGATCAACGCCGACGGCAAGGGCTTCTCTCTGGTGAGCTCGACGACTGCCTTCACTGTGGAGGCTGGAGGCGACACCGTGGCGCAGGCCCTGTTCGGACTCACCGGCGCGGCAAACGTCAAGGTGGCGGGCGGACTCTATGCCCGTTCTTTCGCCTTTAACGCCTCCAGCACGAGTCCTCAAACCATCACCATCACGACGACCGGTGCCGATGGATCGATTCAGTCTGTCGACGTGACCCTCGGTGCCGGGGCGAGCGCCGATGTGGCAACGGACACCATCAACACGGCCCTTCAGCAGAGCAACAAGGACGGCCTGATGAAGATCGTCGCCGCCGAGGCCGGCGACGGGACAAACCGGATCACATTTGCCAGCACGGGCTCGTTCAAGATCACCGTCCATGCGGCCAGCAGCGGCCCGCTGAACGGGGTCACCGCCGGCACTTACGATGCGCTGACCCAGGCTGGCAGCGGATCCAACCAGGAGCAGACCCTCGATGCCAGCGGCGGCGCCAACCTGTCGATTTCGACGCAGCAGGCCGCCGAGAAGGCGGTCAACGCGCTGGCCGCCGCGGTGAAGAAACTCGGCGAGGCTCAGGCCGTCGTCGGCAAGGGCCAGAACCAGTTCAACTTCGCCGTCAGCCTCGCTTCCACCCAGCTCACCAACCTCGCCGCCAGCGAGTCGCGCATCCGCGATGCCGACCTCGCCTTCGAAGCGGCCAACCTGACCAAGGCCCAGATCCTGACCCAGGCCGGCGTGGCCGCCCTGGCCCAGGCCAATGCCGCCCCGCAGGCCGTCCTGACCCTGCTGCGCGGCTAA
- the miaB gene encoding tRNA-2-methylthio-N(6)-dimethylallyladenosine synthase — protein MKRFYIETFGCQMNVHDSEKVIGTLEQRGYVQVHSPEEADLILYNTCSIRDKAEQKVFQRLNENRRAKGKVFGVLGCVAQQEGERIFEKAPHVSLVVGSASYPKLAELLVQIEQGQKRVTGLSLDTDSTFETPVTRRDNPYRAYITIIEGCDKDCAYCVVPFTRGRERSRRWESVLEEAHTLAGMGYTEIQLLGQNVNSYRDPSNPERTFAPLLEAVAQVPGIRRVRFTTSHPRDFGRDIVEVIDRNETICNMVHLPVQSGSTRVLARMQRQYTRDDYMRRIEWLKNARRRIALSTDIIVGFPGETEEDFHETLQLLDEVEYDQVFSFKYSPRPNTPALRLDGQVPEEEKSRRLTILQEKQRGIQLRRNMAQIGTVQEVLVEGFNSSTGQWIGRTAENRVLNFTTPARADGSQPSKEEMFGRYLPVRVTRAGPNSLAGECAIAV, from the coding sequence ATGAAGCGCTTCTACATCGAGACGTTCGGTTGCCAGATGAACGTGCATGACTCGGAAAAGGTCATCGGCACGCTCGAACAGAGGGGCTATGTCCAGGTCCATTCGCCCGAAGAGGCGGACCTGATTCTCTACAACACGTGCAGCATCCGCGACAAGGCGGAGCAGAAGGTCTTCCAGCGCCTGAACGAAAACCGGCGCGCCAAAGGCAAAGTTTTCGGCGTGCTCGGCTGCGTGGCGCAGCAGGAAGGCGAGCGGATTTTTGAAAAGGCGCCGCATGTGAGCCTCGTCGTCGGCTCGGCCAGCTATCCGAAGCTCGCCGAGCTGCTCGTCCAGATTGAGCAGGGACAAAAGCGGGTGACCGGGCTGAGCCTGGACACCGACTCGACCTTCGAGACCCCGGTGACGCGGCGCGACAACCCCTACCGCGCCTACATCACGATCATCGAGGGCTGCGACAAGGACTGCGCCTACTGCGTGGTGCCCTTCACGCGCGGCCGCGAGCGCAGCCGCCGCTGGGAGTCCGTGCTGGAGGAGGCGCACACGCTGGCCGGCATGGGCTACACCGAGATCCAGCTTCTCGGGCAGAACGTCAACAGCTACCGCGACCCGTCCAACCCGGAACGCACGTTCGCGCCGCTGCTGGAAGCGGTGGCACAGGTGCCGGGCATCCGCCGCGTGCGCTTCACCACGTCGCACCCGCGCGACTTCGGCCGCGACATCGTGGAAGTGATCGACCGCAACGAGACCATCTGCAACATGGTCCACCTTCCCGTGCAGAGCGGCTCGACGCGCGTGCTCGCGCGCATGCAGCGCCAGTACACGCGCGACGACTACATGCGGCGCATCGAGTGGCTCAAGAACGCAAGGCGCAGGATCGCCCTTTCCACCGACATCATCGTCGGCTTTCCGGGAGAAACCGAGGAGGATTTCCACGAGACCCTGCAGCTGCTCGACGAAGTGGAATACGACCAGGTCTTCAGCTTCAAATACTCGCCGCGGCCGAACACCCCGGCGCTGCGGCTCGACGGCCAGGTGCCGGAAGAGGAGAAATCGCGGCGGCTGACGATTCTCCAGGAGAAGCAGCGCGGCATCCAGTTGCGCCGCAACATGGCGCAGATCGGCACGGTGCAGGAGGTGCTGGTCGAGGGCTTCAACAGCTCGACGGGGCAGTGGATCGGCCGCACGGCGGAGAACCGCGTGCTCAACTTCACGACGCCCGCTCGAGCCGACGGAAGCCAGCCCTCGAAGGAAGAAATGTTCGGCCGCTATCTGCCGGTGCGCGTGACGCGCGCCGGCCCGAACTCGCTGGCGGGCGAGTGTGCTATAGCGGTGTAA
- a CDS encoding alcohol dehydrogenase, translated as MKAVFVTEFGGVERLRYEDLPVPAPGDGQALVRIHAIGVNFIDIYYRTGLYPAAPPVVLGMEAAGVVEKVAPGVTEVRPGDRVAWAMHRGTYAEYAAVPAWLLVPIPPELDFQSAAASLLQGMTAHYLTHSTYPLKAGETCLVHAAAGGTGRWVVAAAKIRGARVIGTTSTPEKAGIAREAGCDEVILYTEQDFEYETRKLTGGRGVDVVYDAVGAETWEKSLNCLRPRGMMVSFGNASGPVPAFQPLVLSQKGSLFLTRPMLMHYCATRDELMWRAGDVFRWVLEGKFRLLIDKVYRLADAAQAHLDLASRRTAGKLLLVP; from the coding sequence ATGAAGGCTGTTTTCGTCACCGAATTCGGGGGAGTGGAACGGCTGCGCTACGAGGATTTGCCGGTGCCGGCGCCCGGCGACGGACAGGCGCTGGTGAGGATCCACGCGATTGGCGTCAATTTCATCGACATTTACTACCGCACCGGCCTGTATCCGGCAGCGCCGCCGGTGGTGCTGGGCATGGAGGCTGCCGGCGTGGTGGAGAAGGTGGCGCCGGGGGTGACCGAAGTGCGGCCCGGCGACCGCGTTGCCTGGGCGATGCACCGCGGCACGTATGCCGAGTATGCCGCCGTGCCGGCCTGGCTGCTGGTGCCGATTCCGCCCGAGCTGGACTTTCAGTCGGCCGCTGCCTCGCTGCTGCAGGGCATGACGGCCCACTATCTGACGCATTCGACCTATCCGCTGAAAGCAGGCGAAACGTGTCTGGTGCATGCGGCCGCCGGAGGCACCGGCCGTTGGGTGGTGGCGGCGGCGAAGATCCGCGGCGCACGCGTCATTGGCACCACTTCCACGCCCGAGAAAGCCGGGATCGCCCGCGAGGCCGGCTGCGACGAAGTGATCCTGTACACCGAGCAGGACTTCGAGTACGAGACCCGGAAGCTGACCGGAGGGCGCGGCGTGGACGTGGTCTATGACGCCGTCGGGGCCGAGACGTGGGAAAAGAGCCTGAACTGCCTGCGGCCGCGCGGGATGATGGTGAGCTTCGGCAACGCCAGCGGTCCGGTGCCGGCGTTCCAGCCGCTGGTGCTCAGCCAGAAGGGATCGCTGTTCCTGACACGCCCGATGCTGATGCATTACTGCGCCACGCGCGACGAACTGATGTGGCGCGCGGGCGATGTCTTCCGCTGGGTGCTCGAGGGCAAATTCCGGCTGCTGATCGACAAGGTCTACCGGCTGGCCGACGCCGCGCAGGCCCATCTGGATCTGGCCTCGCGCCGCACCGCCGGAAAGCTTCTGCTGGTGCCGTAA
- the defA gene encoding peptide deformylase, translating to MAVRRILELGDETLRLVSHPVTDLGEARRVMKDLEDTLADFRSRHGFGRGISAIQIGEPLRLIFLKVDGRRYELVNPVYVDKSPETFELWDDCFSFPDLMVRLRRHVRVVIECEDLAGQRQRVEAEWALSELIQHEMDHLDGVLAVDHARSGRDFATRREWLRQRS from the coding sequence ATGGCCGTCAGGCGCATCCTCGAGCTCGGCGACGAGACGCTCCGCCTGGTATCGCACCCCGTCACGGACCTCGGCGAGGCCCGCCGCGTCATGAAGGATTTGGAAGACACCCTTGCCGATTTCCGCTCCCGCCACGGATTTGGCCGCGGCATCAGCGCCATCCAGATCGGCGAGCCGCTGCGGCTGATCTTTCTCAAGGTGGACGGCCGCCGTTATGAGCTCGTCAATCCCGTTTACGTCGACAAAAGCCCGGAAACTTTCGAGCTCTGGGACGACTGCTTTTCCTTCCCCGATCTCATGGTGCGGCTGCGGCGGCACGTGCGCGTCGTCATCGAGTGTGAGGATCTGGCAGGGCAGCGGCAGCGGGTGGAAGCCGAATGGGCGTTGAGCGAGCTGATCCAGCATGAGATGGACCACCTGGACGGCGTGCTCGCGGTAGACCACGCACGCAGCGGGCGGGATTTTGCCACGCGGCGCGAATGGCTCAGGCAAAGATCGTAG
- a CDS encoding TIGR00266 family protein — MPYCTSCGAEAPETARFCARCGAPMGAAPVAAHPFGYETAEPLDYTIQGDNLQVVRIRLRPGQEVFAEAGKMVYKTASVAWESRMSGQSLGEKLWGAVKRKLMGESLFWTYFRATAPGEVGFAGSYPGRIQAFDLKAGQSIIAQRDSFVCAQASTRVDIAFVKRIGAGLFGGEGFILERITGPGVAFIHAGGDFIEFQLGPGEVIQVDTGCIVAFDEGVDYDVQFAGGIKTAIFGGEGLFLATLRGPGRVVIQSLTLEKLRRELAPGQAGGDERTPLESLGGFFRSED; from the coding sequence ATGCCATATTGCACCAGTTGCGGCGCTGAGGCGCCGGAGACGGCGCGCTTCTGCGCGCGCTGCGGCGCTCCCATGGGCGCCGCCCCGGTGGCGGCGCATCCGTTCGGCTACGAGACGGCGGAGCCGCTGGACTACACGATTCAGGGCGACAATCTCCAGGTGGTTCGCATCCGGCTGCGTCCCGGGCAGGAAGTCTTCGCCGAGGCGGGCAAGATGGTGTACAAGACGGCTTCGGTCGCCTGGGAGAGCCGGATGTCCGGCCAGTCCCTGGGAGAAAAACTTTGGGGCGCGGTGAAGCGGAAGCTGATGGGCGAGTCGCTGTTCTGGACCTACTTCCGCGCCACCGCGCCGGGCGAGGTGGGCTTTGCCGGCTCGTACCCGGGCCGGATTCAGGCCTTCGACCTGAAGGCCGGCCAGTCGATCATCGCCCAGCGGGACAGCTTCGTGTGCGCGCAGGCGAGCACACGCGTCGATATCGCCTTTGTGAAGCGGATCGGCGCGGGGCTGTTCGGCGGCGAAGGGTTCATCCTTGAACGGATCACCGGGCCCGGAGTGGCGTTCATTCACGCCGGCGGCGACTTCATCGAGTTCCAGCTCGGCCCGGGCGAAGTGATTCAGGTGGACACCGGCTGCATTGTGGCCTTCGACGAGGGCGTCGATTACGACGTCCAGTTCGCCGGCGGCATCAAGACGGCCATCTTCGGCGGCGAGGGCCTGTTCCTGGCCACGCTGCGGGGACCAGGCCGCGTGGTGATCCAGAGCCTGACACTCGAAAAGCTGCGCCGCGAGCTGGCCCCGGGCCAGGCGGGCGGCGACGAACGGACGCCGCTCGAGTCGCTGGGCGGCTTCTTCCGCAGCGAGGACTGA
- the mqnA gene encoding chorismate dehydratase, with the protein MGIPRICAVSYLNTAPLVWGLLHGPQKGRAELSFAVPSECARRVVAGEADLGIVPVVEMDRHGLQPVGDLCIACRGEVRSILLFARRPWAEIRVLATDTGSRTSVQLARIILRERFGVEPEIQPMPPELPAMLAAADAALLIGDAALSVEPESTGTAWLDLGQAWLELTGLPMVFAVWAGRVPGPESLREILEESFSYGLAHLDDIIRKEAASRGLSRELASRYLEQNVTWRLGAQERAGLQRFLSAVRALNGACAGEVADDDAERSRRAVPQR; encoded by the coding sequence TTGGGCATACCGCGCATCTGCGCCGTCAGCTACCTGAACACGGCACCGCTGGTCTGGGGCCTGCTCCACGGCCCGCAAAAAGGGCGCGCGGAGCTCTCCTTCGCCGTGCCGTCCGAGTGTGCCCGGCGCGTGGTGGCGGGCGAGGCGGATCTGGGCATCGTCCCCGTGGTGGAGATGGATCGCCACGGGCTCCAGCCCGTAGGCGACCTATGCATCGCCTGCCGCGGGGAGGTACGCAGCATTCTGTTGTTTGCCCGGCGTCCCTGGGCCGAGATCCGCGTCCTGGCGACCGACACCGGCTCGCGCACCTCCGTTCAGCTTGCCCGCATCATCCTGCGCGAGCGGTTCGGCGTGGAGCCGGAAATTCAGCCCATGCCGCCGGAGCTGCCGGCGATGCTGGCCGCCGCCGATGCGGCGCTCCTCATCGGCGACGCGGCGCTCTCGGTGGAGCCCGAAAGCACCGGCACGGCCTGGCTGGATCTCGGCCAGGCCTGGCTGGAACTCACGGGGCTGCCGATGGTTTTTGCTGTCTGGGCCGGGCGGGTGCCGGGGCCTGAGTCCCTCAGAGAGATCCTGGAAGAATCTTTTTCTTACGGCCTTGCTCATCTTGACGATATCATCAGGAAAGAGGCCGCCTCCCGCGGTCTGTCGAGGGAGCTGGCCTCACGTTACCTGGAGCAAAACGTCACCTGGCGGCTCGGTGCGCAGGAGCGTGCCGGCCTCCAGCGTTTCCTTTCCGCGGTGCGGGCGCTCAACGGGGCGTGCGCCGGGGAGGTTGCCGATGATGACGCAGAAAGAAGCCGCCGAGCTGTTCCGCAGCGATGA
- the mqnC gene encoding cyclic dehypoxanthine futalosine synthase translates to MMTQKEAAELFRSDDLIGIGMAADAVRRRWHPEGVVSYIIDRNINYTNFCTEYCSFCAFYRPMGHAEGYVLDTETICQKIQETIDLGGTGVLMQGGLNPDLKIEWYENLLRAIKQRFPRIWLHCFSAPEIWCIAEASGLTVRDTIARLRDAGLDSIPGGGAEILHDDVRRRISRLKCSADEWVEVHLTAHRLGMNTTATMMFGCGETIEQRVHHLEVIRRIQEETGGFTAFIPWTFQRENTSLGRFVKEEATGVEYLKTLAISRLYLENIPNIQSSWVTQGLKVCQVGLRFGGNDVGSIMIEENVVSAAGARHRATEEELRRIIRDAGFTPKQRDTLYRTYFLN, encoded by the coding sequence ATGATGACGCAGAAAGAAGCCGCCGAGCTGTTCCGCAGCGATGATCTGATCGGCATCGGGATGGCCGCCGACGCGGTGCGCCGCCGGTGGCATCCGGAGGGGGTGGTCTCCTATATCATCGACCGCAACATCAATTACACGAACTTCTGCACGGAATATTGCAGCTTCTGCGCCTTCTACCGGCCGATGGGCCACGCCGAAGGCTATGTGCTGGACACGGAAACCATCTGCCAGAAGATCCAGGAGACCATCGACCTCGGCGGCACCGGGGTCCTGATGCAGGGCGGGCTGAACCCGGACCTGAAGATCGAATGGTACGAAAACCTGCTGCGCGCCATCAAGCAGCGGTTTCCGCGGATCTGGCTGCACTGCTTCAGCGCGCCGGAAATCTGGTGCATTGCCGAGGCCAGCGGCCTCACCGTGCGCGACACCATCGCGCGGCTGCGGGACGCCGGGCTGGACTCGATTCCCGGCGGCGGGGCGGAGATCCTTCACGATGACGTCCGCCGTCGCATCTCCCGGCTGAAGTGTTCGGCCGACGAGTGGGTGGAGGTGCACCTGACCGCCCACCGGCTCGGCATGAACACCACCGCCACGATGATGTTCGGCTGCGGCGAAACCATCGAGCAGCGGGTGCATCATCTGGAAGTGATCCGCCGGATCCAGGAAGAAACGGGCGGATTTACGGCATTCATTCCCTGGACATTTCAGCGCGAAAATACCAGCCTTGGCCGCTTCGTGAAAGAGGAAGCCACCGGCGTGGAATATCTGAAAACGCTCGCCATTTCGCGGCTTTATCTGGAAAATATCCCGAACATCCAGTCGTCGTGGGTGACGCAGGGGCTGAAGGTGTGCCAGGTGGGGCTGCGGTTTGGTGGCAACGACGTCGGCTCCATCATGATCGAGGAGAACGTCGTCAGCGCCGCCGGCGCCCGCCACCGGGCCACCGAAGAGGAGCTGCGGCGCATCATCCGCGACGCCGGCTTCACGCCGAAGCAGCGCGACACGCTTTACCGGACCTACTTCCTCAACTGA
- a CDS encoding NADH-dependent dehydrogenase: protein MITRRAVLAAPAIVRAQNRPEKIRVALIGVGNRGSFLLRHLLELEGAQVVAVCDILPERADAAATLVAQKGGSARTFTDYRRMLDEVKSLDAVIQATPDFTHREIDIAVLERGLHLYAEKPLALTVEDCRAVRDAARRAQGIMQVGFQLRHDPARSAAMRWIHSGQAGRVLLCHGMRHGGDLPRDIPWYFDRSKCGDIMVDQGIHILDLFRWAIGRPPLRCYGSGGTTLFVDTPPGRTVMDHYSVIFEFEGGVQINFSHHYFDPPGFSGIQERVFLSEGAVDLARAEFQPRGERQRTKLEVPDAGQDATRLSLAAFLDNIRNRRRPLNDAESAFEATLVVLMGTRSIYEKRIVAWQEMLA, encoded by the coding sequence ATGATCACACGCAGAGCCGTCCTGGCCGCGCCCGCCATCGTCCGGGCGCAGAACCGTCCTGAAAAGATCCGCGTCGCGCTGATCGGCGTGGGCAACCGCGGCAGCTTTCTCCTGCGTCACCTGCTGGAGCTGGAAGGCGCACAGGTTGTCGCCGTCTGCGACATCCTGCCCGAACGGGCCGACGCCGCCGCTACGCTGGTGGCCCAGAAGGGCGGCTCGGCCCGCACCTTTACTGACTATCGCCGGATGCTCGACGAGGTGAAATCCCTCGACGCCGTCATCCAGGCCACGCCCGATTTCACCCACCGCGAAATTGACATCGCCGTGCTGGAGCGCGGCCTGCATCTCTATGCCGAAAAGCCGCTCGCGCTCACCGTCGAGGACTGCCGCGCGGTGCGCGACGCCGCCCGCCGTGCCCAAGGCATCATGCAGGTCGGATTCCAGCTCCGTCACGACCCGGCCCGCTCGGCCGCCATGCGCTGGATCCACTCCGGCCAGGCGGGCCGCGTGCTTCTCTGCCATGGCATGCGCCATGGCGGCGACCTGCCGCGCGACATCCCGTGGTACTTTGACCGGAGCAAATGCGGCGACATCATGGTCGACCAGGGCATCCACATCCTCGACCTGTTCCGCTGGGCCATCGGCAGGCCGCCGCTTCGCTGCTATGGCAGCGGGGGAACAACTTTGTTTGTGGACACGCCGCCGGGGCGCACGGTGATGGACCACTACAGCGTGATCTTTGAGTTCGAGGGCGGCGTCCAGATCAACTTCAGCCACCACTACTTCGACCCGCCCGGTTTCAGCGGCATCCAGGAACGCGTGTTTCTCAGTGAAGGGGCCGTCGACCTCGCCCGCGCCGAGTTCCAGCCGCGCGGGGAGCGGCAGCGGACGAAACTCGAAGTGCCGGACGCCGGCCAGGACGCCACACGCCTGTCGCTGGCCGCATTTCTCGACAACATCCGCAACCGCCGGCGCCCGCTCAATGACGCCGAAAGCGCCTTCGAGGCCACGCTGGTGGTGCTGATGGGGACACGCTCGATTTACGAAAAGCGCATCGTCGCCTGGCAGGAAATGCTCGCCTGA